A genomic stretch from Mesoplodon densirostris isolate mMesDen1 chromosome 3, mMesDen1 primary haplotype, whole genome shotgun sequence includes:
- the ATOX1 gene encoding copper transport protein ATOX1 isoform X1, producing MPKHEFSVDMTCEGCSNAVTRVLNKLGGVQFDIDLPNKKVCVDSEHSVDTLLETLGKTGKAVSYLGPK from the exons ATGCCG AAGCACGAGTTCTCCGTGGACATGACCTGTGAAGGCTGCTCTAATGCAGTCACTCGGGTCCTCAACAAGCTGGGAG GAGTTCAATTTGACATTGACCTGCCCAACAAGAAGGTCTGCGTCGACTCTGAGCACAGCGTGGACACTCTGCTGGAGACcctggggaaaacaggaaaggCTGTTTCCTACCTCGGCCCCAAATAG
- the ATOX1 gene encoding copper transport protein ATOX1 isoform X2, which translates to MPHEFSVDMTCEGCSNAVTRVLNKLGGVQFDIDLPNKKVCVDSEHSVDTLLETLGKTGKAVSYLGPK; encoded by the exons ATGCCG CACGAGTTCTCCGTGGACATGACCTGTGAAGGCTGCTCTAATGCAGTCACTCGGGTCCTCAACAAGCTGGGAG GAGTTCAATTTGACATTGACCTGCCCAACAAGAAGGTCTGCGTCGACTCTGAGCACAGCGTGGACACTCTGCTGGAGACcctggggaaaacaggaaaggCTGTTTCCTACCTCGGCCCCAAATAG